A single region of the Pseudomonas sp. B21-023 genome encodes:
- a CDS encoding OprD family porin, protein MRVMKWSMIALAVAAGTSQMAVASSQDESKGFVEDSKLSVKTRMLYFSRDFRNAPAGDQSRVEETGLGFHGTFESGFTQGTVGVGVDAIGLLGVKVDSGKGRAGTGLFPTGSDGRSQDDYSKGYGAVKFRISDTVLKYGGQYTAMPVFATDDSRLLPEVAEGFLLTSKEIKGLELNAGHFTRLDAQAASYKDSIGGLNDAREKRPGLTEANVFGGTYAITDSLSTTLYYSRVEDHFRKWYGNVNWALPISDKQGLVFDFNIYDTKSIGENRTGAFVTKSDGTNELDNIAASLSAAYNIGAHTFTLAYQKVSGDGDYAYGVDGGGTVFLANSIARSDFNAEDEKSWQARYDLNFAEYGIPGLTFMTRYARGTGATTRTTDNGKEWERDIDVKYVLQSGPAKDLSLRVRQATYRSADGVYYGSNSIDELRLIVEYPLSIL, encoded by the coding sequence ATGCGCGTGATGAAGTGGAGCATGATCGCCCTGGCCGTAGCGGCAGGGACTTCGCAGATGGCTGTCGCCTCTTCGCAGGATGAATCCAAGGGCTTCGTCGAAGACAGCAAGCTCAGCGTCAAGACCCGGATGCTGTATTTCAGCCGTGACTTCCGTAATGCCCCCGCCGGCGACCAGAGCCGCGTAGAAGAAACAGGCCTGGGCTTCCACGGCACCTTCGAATCCGGCTTTACCCAAGGCACCGTCGGCGTCGGCGTCGACGCCATCGGCCTGTTGGGCGTCAAGGTCGACAGCGGCAAGGGCCGTGCCGGCACCGGCCTGTTCCCCACCGGCTCTGACGGCCGTTCGCAAGACGATTACTCCAAGGGCTACGGCGCGGTCAAATTCCGTATTTCCGACACTGTCCTGAAATACGGCGGCCAGTACACCGCCATGCCGGTCTTTGCCACCGACGACAGCCGCCTGCTGCCTGAAGTTGCCGAAGGTTTCCTGCTGACCAGCAAGGAAATCAAGGGCCTGGAGCTGAACGCCGGTCACTTCACCCGTCTCGATGCTCAGGCGGCAAGCTACAAGGACAGCATCGGCGGCCTCAACGATGCGCGCGAGAAGCGCCCGGGCCTGACCGAAGCAAACGTCTTCGGTGGCACCTACGCGATTACCGACAGCCTGAGTACCACCCTCTACTATTCTCGCGTCGAGGATCACTTCCGCAAGTGGTACGGCAACGTCAACTGGGCATTGCCGATCAGCGACAAGCAAGGCCTGGTGTTCGACTTCAACATCTATGACACCAAGTCCATTGGTGAAAACCGCACCGGCGCCTTCGTAACGAAATCGGATGGCACCAACGAGCTCGACAACATCGCCGCCAGCCTCTCGGCCGCCTACAACATCGGCGCCCACACCTTCACCCTGGCCTACCAGAAAGTCAGCGGCGACGGTGACTACGCCTATGGCGTCGACGGTGGCGGCACCGTGTTCCTGGCCAACTCCATCGCCCGTTCCGACTTCAACGCCGAAGACGAGAAATCCTGGCAGGCCCGTTACGACCTGAACTTCGCCGAGTATGGCATCCCAGGCCTGACCTTCATGACCCGTTACGCTCGTGGTACCGGTGCTACCACCCGCACCACCGACAACGGCAAGGAATGGGAACGCGACATCGACGTCAAGTACGTCCTGCAAAGCGGCCCGGCCAAGGACCTGAGCCTGCGCGTGCGTCAAGCTACCTACCGCTCCGCAGACGGCGTGTACTACGGTTCCAACTCCATCGACGAACTGCGCCTGATTGTCGAGTAC
- a CDS encoding cold-shock protein: protein MFKIVHLVTGVAALLLSLIPTLKTDATPFLQQPEAVYLALLGLLNLVIAPVLPQYYKGMRQQLQHATSILLVVAVVLQTLTLLARPELGNLPALACAFLASVLHLVAGFVRGTRKARASQGNPTEAGQRDTGTVKWFNTSKGFGFISRDSGEDIFVHFRAIRGEGHRVLVEGQRVEFSVMHRDKGLQAEDVVAVARR, encoded by the coding sequence ATGTTCAAGATCGTCCATCTGGTGACGGGCGTGGCGGCTTTGCTGCTATCGCTCATACCCACCTTGAAAACTGACGCAACACCCTTCCTGCAGCAACCCGAGGCTGTCTACCTGGCGCTGCTCGGCCTGCTCAACCTGGTGATTGCCCCCGTACTGCCGCAGTACTACAAAGGCATGCGCCAACAGCTGCAACACGCCACCAGTATCCTGCTGGTCGTGGCCGTGGTCCTGCAGACCCTCACCCTGCTGGCCCGCCCGGAGCTTGGCAACCTGCCAGCACTGGCCTGCGCCTTCCTCGCCAGCGTGCTGCACCTGGTGGCCGGCTTCGTTCGCGGCACGCGAAAGGCCCGCGCCAGCCAGGGCAACCCCACGGAGGCCGGCCAGCGCGATACCGGTACCGTGAAGTGGTTCAACACCTCCAAGGGCTTCGGATTCATCTCCCGCGACTCCGGTGAGGATATCTTCGTGCACTTTCGCGCCATCCGCGGCGAAGGCCACCGGGTGCTGGTCGAAGGCCAGCGCGTGGAGTTCTCGGTGATGCACCGCGACAAAGGCCTGCAGGCCGAAGACGTGGTCGCCGTCGCGCGCCGCTGA
- a CDS encoding Dps family protein: MAIDIGISEEDRKSIVDGLSRLLSDTYVLYLKTHNFHWNVTGPSFRTLHLMFEEQYNELALAVDSIAERIRALGFPAPGSYAFYARHSSIKEEEGVPPAEEMIRQLVQGQEAVVRTARSIFPVVDKVSDEPTADLLTQRMQVHEKTAWMLRVLLDGN, from the coding sequence ATGGCAATCGATATCGGTATCAGTGAAGAAGATCGCAAGTCCATCGTCGATGGGTTGTCCCGCCTGTTGTCGGATACCTATGTGCTGTATCTGAAAACCCATAACTTCCATTGGAACGTCACCGGTCCGTCGTTCCGCACCCTGCACCTGATGTTCGAGGAGCAATACAACGAACTGGCCCTGGCGGTCGACTCGATTGCCGAGCGCATCCGTGCCCTGGGCTTCCCGGCGCCGGGTTCCTATGCCTTTTATGCCCGCCACTCCTCGATCAAGGAAGAGGAGGGCGTGCCGCCTGCCGAAGAGATGATTCGCCAGCTGGTTCAGGGGCAGGAGGCCGTTGTGCGCACCGCTCGCAGCATCTTCCCGGTGGTGGACAAGGTCAGCGACGAGCCGACTGCCGACTTGCTGACCCAACGCATGCAGGTGCACGAAAAAACAGCATGGATGCTGCGTGTCTTGCTCGACGGGAACTGA
- a CDS encoding SlyX family protein: MSQELEMRIIELETRQAFQDDSLQALNDVVVEQSRVIERLQLQMAELIKRYEEVAGQQGGGEEEAPPPHY; encoded by the coding sequence ATGTCGCAGGAACTGGAAATGCGCATTATCGAGCTGGAGACCCGCCAGGCGTTTCAGGATGACAGCTTGCAGGCGCTCAATGATGTGGTTGTCGAGCAGAGCCGAGTGATCGAACGCCTGCAATTGCAGATGGCGGAGCTGATCAAGCGCTACGAAGAGGTGGCCGGCCAGCAGGGCGGCGGGGAAGAGGAAGCGCCGCCGCCTCACTATTGA
- a CDS encoding HIT domain-containing protein translates to MFTLDSRLQEDSLVLGDLPLCRLLLSKDANYPWFILVPRRADITEVFELEEADQQQLWVETSALAEALKDAFAADKMNVAALGNVVSQLHMHVIVRQRGDAAWPAPVWGKVAAIGYTQEQLDGIRQQVRALLGESFKEA, encoded by the coding sequence GTGTTCACCCTCGATTCGCGTCTGCAGGAGGATTCCCTGGTATTGGGCGACCTGCCGCTGTGCCGCCTGCTGCTGAGCAAGGATGCCAACTACCCGTGGTTCATCCTGGTGCCGCGTCGCGCCGATATCACTGAAGTGTTCGAGCTCGAGGAAGCGGACCAGCAGCAGTTGTGGGTCGAGACGAGCGCCCTGGCCGAGGCGTTGAAGGATGCCTTTGCCGCCGACAAGATGAACGTCGCGGCCTTGGGCAATGTGGTTAGCCAGCTGCACATGCATGTGATCGTGCGTCAGCGTGGTGATGCCGCCTGGCCCGCCCCGGTCTGGGGCAAGGTGGCGGCCATCGGCTACACCCAGGAGCAGCTCGATGGTATTCGCCAGCAAGTGCGTGCGCTGCTGGGTGAGAGCTTCAAGGAGGCTTGA